From the Cryptomeria japonica chromosome 2, Sugi_1.0, whole genome shotgun sequence genome, one window contains:
- the LOC131049894 gene encoding LEAF RUST 10 DISEASE-RESISTANCE LOCUS RECEPTOR-LIKE PROTEIN KINASE-like 1.2, whose product MKMNSQYTSLPSVCPLRFLFLVFTISMSFLASSSQTCPGFRCGKHFFPYPFGGVNSGCGDPSLQLECDRDENMTVINISGYQYYLWYLPEFWQEHHLKIIEKNLWREGCNPLVRKHTTEILSTSLRFNITDDYRNLTLWEGCPPKTIEDKLVSPLQCNYSWYFNLTEESNLGSMCKSEVTFPVENLQIPVGQELQDQGFRIKWIPNETCTVCEVSGGFCAYHINSIQIYCDRSKSKSQTWKIILAAIGGTALVKAVVAFFIYKMRRRKASPTQGTSDFSHCQGTVIEGAQKGYMLGTLRIFSYQELQQATNFFDDQNELGDGGYGAVYLGKLEDGRAVAVKRLHQENSRRFEQFINEVHILSSLYHPNLVRLYGCTRPESPILLLVYEYVPNGTLSDHLHGSRRSLRGMPWGSRLKIALQTAQALAYLHSIEPSIFHRDVKSNNILLDQHLGAKVADFGLSRLGPVNVSHVTTAPQGTPGYVDPDYHQCFQLTEKSDVYSFGVVLVEIISAKVAVDMNRNRNEISLANMAIDKIRRGVLDELVDPDLRIETNHEVKPMVAAVSELAFECLAIERDFRPSMKEVVACLEQITEMLQQSIESSKLTSISPTASPLSVPIMGSDRSGQYWVPLSL is encoded by the exons ATGAAGATGAATTCTCAGTATACCAGTCTACCCTCTGTATGCCCCCTGCGCTTCCTCTTTCTCGTCTTCACAATATCCATGTCATTCCTCGCTTCTTCATCTCAAACTTGTCCAGGCTTTAGGTGCGGGAAGCATTTTTTTCCATATCCTTTTGGTGGGGTGAACAGCGGCTGTGGTGACCCCTCGCTTCAGCTTGAATGTGATCGTGACGAGAATATGACTGTAATTAATATTAGTGGCTATCAATACTACTTATGGTATCTCCCTGAATTTTGGCAAGAGCATcacttgaaaataattgagaaaaatCTGTGGAGGGAGGGATGCAATCCATTGGTGAGGAAGCATACAACAGAAATCTTGTCTACTAGCCTTCGATTTAATATTACCGATGACTACAGGAATTTAACTCTATGGGAGGGATGCCCTCCTAAAACAATTGAGGATAAACTAGTGTCTCCATTGCAATGTAATTATAGTTGGTACTTTAATTTGACGGAAGAATCGAATTTGGGTAGCATGTGTAAATCGGAGGTTACATTCCCAGTTGAGAACTTACAAATTCCTGTAGGGCAAGAATTACAAGATCAAGGGTTCCGAATTAAATGGATACCCAACGAAACCTGCACTGTTTGCGAGGTTAGTGGCGGGTTTTGTGCATATCACATCAATTCGATTCAGATTTATTGCGATCGGAGTAAAA GCAAGTCCCAAACCTGGAAAATTATTCTAG CCGCAATTGGAGGCACTGCGCTCGTAAAAGCAGTAGTGGCGTTCTTCATTTATAAGATGAGAAGGAGAAAAGCATCTCCCACCCAGGGGACTAGCGATTTCAGCCATTGTCAAGGAACCGTAATAGAAGGGGCCCAGAAAGGCTACATGTTAGGTACTTTGCGCATATTTTCTTATCAAGAACTTCAACAGGCCACAAATTTCTTCGACGACCAGAACGAGCTTGGAGACGGCGGGTATGGCGCGGTCTATCTGGGCAAACTTGAGGACGGACGAGCTGTAGCAGTGAAGAGACTTCATCAGGAAAACTCTAGAAGATTTGAACAATTTATCAACGAGGTACATATTCTATCCTCTCTTTACCATCCGAACCTCGTTCGCCTTTACGGTTGTACAAGGCCGGAGAGTCCGATTCTGCTGCTTGTTTACGAATATGTGCCAAATGGAACCCTGTCCGATCATCTGCATGGAAGCCGACGAAGCCTGAGAGGAATGCCTTGGGGAAGTCGTTTAAAAATTGCCCTACAAACAGCCCAGGCCTTGGCGTACCTCCACAGCATTGAGCCGTCCATATTCCACAGAGATGTAAAATCAAATAACATTCTTCTGGATCAACATTTGGGGGCAAAAGTTGCAGACTTTGGACTTTCCAGACTGGGGCCGGTGAATGTCTCCCACGTCACTACTGCTCCGCAAGGCACGCCAGGGTATGTTGACCCAGACTACCATCAATGCTTCCAGCTCACTGAAAAGTCTGATGTCTACAGCTTTGGGGTTGTTCTGGTGGAGATCATCTCTGCCAAAGTAGCCGTAGATATGAACCGAAATAGAAACGAAATTAGTCTAGCTAATATGGCCATAGACAAGATCAGAAGAGGTGTTTTGGATGAATTGGTGGATCCAGATTTGAGGATTGAAACCAACCATGAGGTTAAGCCCATGGTTGCTGCAGTTTCTGAATTGGCCTTTGAATGCCTCGCAATAGAAAGGGATTTCAGACCATCCATGAAAGAAGTTGTTGCTTGTCTCGAGCAAATCACGGAAATGCTGCAGCAAAGCATAGAATCTTCCAAGCTCACAAGCATCTCGCCCACAGCCTCTCCACTTTCAGTACCAATCATGGGTTCAGACAGGAGTGGACAATATTGGGTTCCTTTGTCTTTGTAG